From Quercus robur chromosome 8, dhQueRobu3.1, whole genome shotgun sequence:
AGAgcaatacatacacacacatgaaAATAACAACATTTTACTAAATAAGGTTAAAAAGCGACCAAACCTTAGCATAATAAGATAGTAAGCACATATGTTTTgcaattcaaatttgaataataTCAGCTGAATATGTAGCACAATCTTTAATTTAAGTCGAATTGTTTACATAAACCAAATTGTATTGAGTTTATAATATGATCTTTTTATTGGTTAAACTTAGATAAAGAGaatcttataaaaatttggaatagttcattaataaaattagtGGAAGGGAAGAGTATTACTTTCTTCAAACTAGGGAGGGGAGTGTTTTTTCCCTTCAGGTTTAGGATGAAGTCTCAATTTCAAAACCTTAGGGAGGGAAGTGTAATTACTCgtaatatttgttttgtgtttcttgtGAGTTGTTACAAAGTCTTAGACTTCTAGTTTCTTTTACTGCCACATACTAACTCTCCATAATTGTTTTTGACATTATAAATAACTTTGCCCCATGCACATgtataaatacatttaaaaaataaacataattagacacattaaattttttacacTAGTTAAACACTATTGATGGTCATTCTTAGATATTGTCCActcctaaaaaaatattaattggtAGAACATGCAagttagtcaattttttttttttttttaatttcagaaaaaacaaaaattttaatacttcttaacttaatttttgttaaggtgatgcaacaaatttattttacGTGTGAATTTTCAAATACCATATGTACAACCAATTTTTTGAACATGgtataatttttcattgaaatttagatttgaaataaatatgattttttgtaCAAAAATATGGATTTGTTTTAAATAGATTAGAAGTGGTTTCAAATGAAATCTAAATAGAATGGGCTAGAAGTAGTTTTAAATGTATTTAAATAGGTCGAAAGTGTTATTGTATTACACATTCTAAGTTttacatataataaaattttgattaagtCCTTTTATATGAATCTACATGTAAGCATACACAATACAAAATGAGAGATGGAATGACTTCTCGGACAAATTGAAGCTCATTTAAAAGATAGAGACATTTGTTTTCTAATTAGTAGACGAGTAAAAGAACATCTAGCACAAAATTGGAGTTCAATTGGAATCTAATATGGATTCTTGATGAAACTTTCTCttagctttcattttaatataatatgtaagaTTTTCATTGTTGGAACCAAAAATcaagataattttttctttgataaatttcaaattttgtcattaacctttgatattttattttaaaatttttcttgtactttaaaatgttttattttaatctctgtatatattttcaaaattgtttcatAAAGTTCTTTACGAGCATCaaatgggtaaaaaaaaatgttgatgggTTATAACTGACAGGGGGAGCTTGTGGGTATGGTAATCTTTTTGAACAAGGTTATGGCCTCGCGACAACAGCCCTAAGCACTGCACTCTTCAACAATGGAGGCACTTGTGGTGCTTGTTTCGAGATCATATGTGTCAATGATCCACATTGGTGCATACGAAATACTGCCATAATCGTCACCGCCACCAATTTATGCCCTCCTAGCAATCACCCTAGTGCAAACTGGTGCAACCCCCCACTTCGACACTTTGACTTGTCCATGCCCATGTTCACAAGACTTGCATATTATAGAGCTGGGATCATCCCTATTAAGTATCGCCGAGTCCCATGCAAAAAGCATGGGGGGGTTAGGTTTCAGATAATGGGAAATCCATATTTTTTGCTTGTATTGTTGTACAATGTTGGAGGTGCTGGTGATGTTTCTAATGTCAAAATTAAGGGCTCTCGTACTTCGTGGATTCAAATGTCGCGTAACTGGGGCCAAAATTGGCAGATTGGCACACCATTGGTAGGGCAAAGCTTGTCATTCCTAGTGACTACTAGTGATAGAAAAACGTTGAAGTTTGTGGATGTTGTACCTCATAATTGGCAATTTGGTCAAAATCATCAGgccaatattaatttttagatgtTTACTACCATATTGCCCTTCAACATTACTAGTTGATTTCTGAGCTTGTAATACTACTTATGGGACAATGGAAAATTGGTAATGTTTTCTAGATTCATTAGCATGCCATTTATCGTGAACTATCCGTGAATTAAGTAAATAAAGATGTATGTCTTTGATTTTTGGTATTGTGGACGTAGATCTAGTGACTCACGTCAAACTCATGGGCCAGAGGAGTTGTTAGTTTAATGGGAAGGAGAAATCCACAATGGGAAGATTAAGTTGATAGCTTAAGACAAGAAAAGACTGAATCATGCATTTATATATGAAGAAATGATGTTCCCGTGGTACAAAATGGCTTTCTAAAGGAAGAATACAAGTGAAAATTctagctctctttctctctcttgttcttgCTCAAgtcctctctttttctctagATCCCCTCTCTTGTTCCTCTTTTCATCCTTTTATAGTTATACCCCTTCATCCTCCAGTTGTCTTACTCTAACTGTATTTAGgggatatttgtcccatcagccttTTCCCTTGCCACTTCAtaatcataattaaaaaaaaaaaaaaaaaaaaacctttagggGATGTTTCTATTGTTTACATTGATCAGTCATTCAGTATTTAATGTGGCTGATATTGGGTGAGGGGAgctcattaatgtggaggtgacttGTACATTGGGCACTGCATTTTCTTCAACGTGTTCCTTGGGAGAGAAGTGAACGGTGGGTAGCCCCGTGCTAAAAGGAAGGTTTCTCCTCGGATAGTCTTCGAGTCCTCGGGAAAGAAGAATTCCTAGGATTACCTCAATAATGAGTCCTAATGAGCCTCGGGGAAGGTGGGTACCACAGGTTACCTCCGTCATGGGCTCAAATGTCCTTTTCCATTCAGAGGTCCCTCTTATCTCTTGTTGGACTCCAAGTTGTGCCCATTCCTCAAATTTACTTCTTAGGTTTaggtccccccccccccccccccctcacattaaaatttagtcaaattgaattatttttgtatatgtaGAGTGTGGAAAACTTTCAATACATGTTTTACATGTTTAGTTATAgaaaatgtgtattttaattttttttgtttcataagtaaatgagagttttttttttttttttttttttttttttttgttttttaatgtgtACACATATAATATACAATATGTTatgcatatttttttaactatgaAAAATTGATATCACTCTTACGGATGTagtaactttttatatatacataaatatagaTATAATATTCATTATAGAATAACGTTTATAAGGATGCAAGAtacgtttctcaaaaaaaaaaaaagaaaaaaaaaaagaaaaggaaagatacaatttttagtttttacggTTCATAAATATTAGATTCATCTACTATGTAATATGTATTACATTCTAATTTAGCTTTAATTTAACTTTGTGATAAAATTGTAGTTAAACCTATAATGGCAATAAAAatcttatcaaaaagaaaaaaaaataataatagcaatgaaaattttataatttctgaAGACATTGGTAGACAATTTAATCCATaaatcatttataaaaaaaaaaaaaaaaaatcaataaatcattgataaatttgattttagtCGGTACCTGCAAAATTAATTTGACCTTATAAATTGGATAAATTATAACGCTCCTGAAGGATTTAATTAAGGATCCGAATATACCTCGGCCCCTTCTATCAATGTTTGCAAGAGGGAAACCCATCCTCTAGAAGTTACCACAAGAACTTTCAAGATTTCAACAAATTGACGAAGAATTATCCCAAAATACCTCACCAATATTCTTGCCCTGAGCAACCATCCAATCAAAATTTGCTTTTGGATTATTGGCAATGGCAACCATCCTATGAAACGAAAATCAATTCTATGGTTCAAATCAAATAGTGccaattatacaattttttgtaaatgCTGGTGGACCACAAGGTTGCTATTGGCATTGGCAAAAGGAACCAACCAAGCATTTTTTGGTGCCTTGATTGCATAGATGAAAGTTACAACACAAATTAACCAGCAGCCACTAGAGAGTTCATTCATCGTCTACACTTACCACATCATAACTCGTCTCCCTCTCTTCTCCTCAAGACAACCAGCCATGTCCACAGCCAAGATTttgtgtgatatatatatatatatatatatatatatatattgtctctCCTCCATTAGGCCATAGAACTGCttctattttgaaaacttttccaATGTAAATCTTAGCTCAACATAAATACCTTTTTAAGTTCCAAGCACCATGTCCACTTAGTCATTGAACGACGGCTCAATACGACACCAACCCTGGTCACATAACTCCTAACCGTCCCATTGTTAATTAGGCCAACAGTTTGATAGAGTGGGCCTAGAAAAACCATGCTATCCTGCCAACATCGCTTCTTGTTTTAAGGCCAACAGTTCGATAAAGTTGCTCACTCTGGCATTTTAGCTTGACCCAATAACATAAATTTGATTCAACATTAAGAACATATATTGATCCAAATGGAGGAAATGTATCGATAAAATGGTGTAACTGGAAGTAGAAACTAGGAAGGAGCTAGACAAGTACcataaattcattaaaaagttacttttcAAAAGATATCATTTGTTTGTATTTGACAAAAGAACATGAACTCATCTTCAAATTGGGCAACCTTCTATGTTCGGAGCTTGTTTAATTTCATGAATAAGGATGAAATCGAGGAGGGGATGAATAAGAAGCGGCCGATGCATATATATGAGTGGACCAGTTGATAAAGACTGATAGGATTTGTAGGTCTTGATCAACAAATAGATTAGCCAATATCTAATGGAATTAATCTGATGCTGTCCATTATATAATGCGAGTTTGGGGGCAGACTCATCCTTGTAGAAAACAACTTGTCTATAGCATTTGCTTCCCTCTCTTGGTCgcaatagataaaataacaagtTCTTATTCAACCGTTTAGGCATACGATCATAATGGCATGACAGTTTCACATTAGAGCCAGTTATATTTTTTGGTATAGTGGCTTCCTAATGAAAATCCAATACCATCTTACGTACTTGTATTTAAACGGTCCAAAAGTGAGTCTTTAAGATTTAACTTTGAGGTTTGCATTTACCATTTCATCTACACCAAGACATGCATCTAACTATATCTAaccttttcctttaaaaaaaaaaaaaaaaaaaaaacctatatctAACTCTGGAGCACATAAGGCACTCTAGTTTCTGCATTATTATAACGGTCCAAAAGTGGGTCCTTAAGATTTAACTTTGAAGTTTGCCTTTACCATTTCATCTACACCAAGACATGCATCTAACTATATCTAAccttttccttaaaaaaaaaaaaaaaaaaaccatatctaACTCTGGAGCACATAAGGCACTCTAGTTtctgcattattattattattattattttgttgctAATCTTCAATAACATTAAACTAAGACAGAAGTACAATTGCAAGGTAAAATTGCAGTTTCTCGGGACCCAACTGAACTTAAAAGCAGCATATGTACCttacaaacaatacaaaaagcATGCAAAATCAGGCACATGGTCAAGACAAGTATGAAGATACCGGGTCAACCAAAGTTGTCACCAATTACAGCAAAGGGTTATCTGCAGGAGAAGGGCATGTTAGTGAAGATGGATTTAGAAAAACtaaatttgatagtaaaaaactatttcaaaatctctttttctttgttctttttttattggtaaggtACACTCTCATGCACCTTGTGAGTCTTAAACTTGCGAGCTTACACACCATTCCATTcttgaggaataattattcgccatttgagctagagctaaTTGGAAGTGTTTCAAAATTTACGGGTGTTTCTTTCAAGATAAAACTTTTGAGGTCACACTTTTGATAGAATTAGAAACAATCAATTATTTACCAAAGTTGGATAGTATATTGAC
This genomic window contains:
- the LOC126695871 gene encoding expansin-A10-like — protein: MRWFANQKRVERFFTVGDWVYLRLQPYKQTSVHNKKLGKLAPRRSSITGEKINGNWFDAHATFYGDMRGGATMGGACGYGNLFEQGYGLATTALSTALFNNGGTCGACFEIICVNDPHWCIRNTAIIVTATNLCPPSNHPSANWCNPPLRHFDLSMPMFTRLAYYRAGIIPIKYRRVPCKKHGGVRFQIMGNPYFLLVLLYNVGGAGDVSNVKIKGSRTSWIQMSRNWGQNWQIGTPLVGQSLSFLVTTSDRKTLKFVDVVPHNWQFGQNHQANINF